In the genome of Sciurus carolinensis chromosome 3, mSciCar1.2, whole genome shotgun sequence, one region contains:
- the C3H17orf80 gene encoding uncharacterized protein C17orf80 homolog isoform X1, with translation MSDIPPIMEVCPHCKKPFKRLKSHLPHCKMREPTVPADQKVHPSKPATLPRAKKMKGPTQDLMKAKGRELDTVSEERNTTLTRDKSERTVAPFPLLAVDPEKANTAKDQNQHSFTVAKHTEPKRAFQGKTKAQLDASDNTSPEREVAQDWLKSDRSRCNPPETEAPLLVDPMELSLSDHNRKYSSALPDEVQATSVNLKSDTMDPQRLLVKLIDVPVTDYHHSPRNLSKGVQRLKISMWSRETDSRGRGHVPGASADTETQEENSASPILGLLVSPLGENQEKELGLGAEACGGKGNAEESASTTEVQERASVSCGSKHLNPGTSVSQGKLEDAGPLLNLFAPQEAAHSKFLSASQSSNQSLASLAMKSLQEEKAQFCSHQQVPDVNLLVEIKAQALEPRPSCQPHALYTGSPQSPPAAQHHLPKSWLIGHISAADRKTLSSPLGLEWFPELYPGYLGLGLLSGKPQSWNSVAQKPQLSSPQGESLSQVPLLGRSSTDLRSLEPPARLTTSSFPLRRLLGAVHKGWLRCNAVVRKSGVGGITMLFTGYFILCCSWSFRHLKISSLIRRKETT, from the exons ATGAGCGACATTCCACCCATAATGGAAGTGTGTCCTCATTGTAAGAAGCCGTTTAAGCGATTAAAATCTCACTTGCCACACTGTAAGATGAGGGAACCAACTGTACCTGCTGATCAGAAAGTCCATCCATCCAAGCCAGCTACACTTCCACGTGCTAAGAAAATGAAGGGGCCAACCCAAGACTTAATGAAAGCTAAAGGAAGAGAGTTAGACACAGTGAGTGAGGAAAGAAATACCACACTGACAAGGGACAAATCAGAACGGACAGTTGCGCCCTTTCCACTCTTAGCTGTTGACCCAGAAAAGGCAAATACTGCAAAGGATCAAAATCAGCACTCCTTCACAGTTGCAAAGCACACAGAGCCAAAGAGAGCTTTCCAGGGTAAAACTAAGGCTCAGCTTGATGCATCAGATAACACCTCTCCTGAAAGAGAAGTTGCCCAAGATTGGCTTAAATCAGACAGAAGTAGGTGTAATCCTCCAGAAACTGAAGCGCCTTTACTGGTTGACCCAATGGAACTTTCTTTGTCAGATCACAATAGAAAATACTCCTCAGCCCTGCCTGATGAGGTACAAGCCACTTCTGTGAATTTAAAATCAGACACAATGGATCCTCAAAGACTTTTAGTTAAATTAATAGATGTACCCGTGACTGATTATCATCATTCTCCAAGGAATCTCAGCAAAGGAGTTCAGAGACTAAAAATATCCATGTGGAGCAGAGAGACAGATTCCAGAGGAAGAGGTCACGTCCCAGGAGCCTCTGCTGACACTGAGACTCAGGAAGAGAATTCAGCATCACCCATTTTAGGCCTTCTCGTTAGCCCATTAGGTGAGAACCAAGAAAAAGAACTTGGCCTTGGAGCAGAAGCTTGTGGGGGCAAGGGGAATGCAGAGGAAAGTGCGTCTACCACAGAGGTGCAGGAGCGGGCCTCCGTGAGCTGTGGCTCTAAGCACTTAAACCCTGGCACTTCAGTCTCCCAGGGGAAGCTGGAAGATGCAGGTCCACTTCTCAATCTGTTTGCTCCACAGGAGGCAGCTCACAGTAAGTTTCTTTCTGCCTCGCAATCAAGTAATCAAAGTCTTGCTTCTCTGGCTATGAAATCTCTTCAAGAAGAGAAAGCACAGTTCTGCAGTCATCAGCAAGTCCCTGATGTAAATTTATTAGTGGAGATTAAGGCACAAGCTCTGGAACCCAGACCTAGCTGCCAGCCCCACGCATTGTACACTGGGTCCCCACAGTCTCCACCTGCAGCTCAGCATCACCTTCCTAAAAGCTGGTTGATCGGTCACATTAGCGCTGCTGACAGGAAGACTCTTTCCAGCCCCTTGGGGTTGGAGTGGTTCCCAGAGCTCTATCCTGGTTATCTTGGACTCGGGCTGTTGTCCGGGAAGCCTCAGAGTTGGAACTCAGTGGCCCAGAAGCCTCAGCTCTCCAGTCCTCAGGGAGAAAGTCTCTCACAAG TTCCTTTGTTGGGAAGAAGCTCGACTGATTTAAGGAGTTTGGAACCCCCGGCCAGGCTTACCACCTCCAGCTTTCCTCTGAGGAGGCTCTTGGGAGCTGTGCACAAAG GCTGGCTCAGGTGCAACGCCGTGGTGAGGAAGAGCGGGGTCGGTGGCATTACCATGCTCTTCACGGGCTACTTCATCCTCTGCTGCAGCTGGAGCTTCCGGCATCTGA AAATTAGTTCcttaataagaagaaaagaaactactTGA
- the C3H17orf80 gene encoding uncharacterized protein C17orf80 homolog isoform X2 — MSDIPPIMEVCPHCKKPFKRLKSHLPHCKMREPTVPADQKVHPSKPATLPRAKKMKGPTQDLMKAKGRELDTVSEERNTTLTRDKSERTVAPFPLLAVDPEKANTAKDQNQHSFTVAKHTEPKRAFQGKTKAQLDASDNTSPEREVAQDWLKSDRSRCNPPETEAPLLVDPMELSLSDHNRKYSSALPDEVQATSVNLKSDTMDPQRLLVKLIDVPVTDYHHSPRNLSKGVQRLKISMWSRETDSRGRGHVPGASADTETQEENSASPILGLLVSPLGENQEKELGLGAEACGGKGNAEESASTTEVQERASVSCGSKHLNPGTSVSQGKLEDAGPLLNLFAPQEAAHSKFLSASQSSNQSLASLAMKSLQEEKAQFCSHQQVPDVNLLVEIKAQALEPRPSCQPHALYTGSPQSPPAAQHHLPKSWLIGHISAADRKTLSSPLGLEWFPELYPGYLGLGLLSGKPQSWNSVAQKPQLSSPQGESLSQVPLLGRSSTDLRSLEPPARLTTSSFPLRRLLGAVHKGWLRCNAVVRKSGVGGITMLFTGYFILCCSWSFRHLKLQRWRK, encoded by the exons ATGAGCGACATTCCACCCATAATGGAAGTGTGTCCTCATTGTAAGAAGCCGTTTAAGCGATTAAAATCTCACTTGCCACACTGTAAGATGAGGGAACCAACTGTACCTGCTGATCAGAAAGTCCATCCATCCAAGCCAGCTACACTTCCACGTGCTAAGAAAATGAAGGGGCCAACCCAAGACTTAATGAAAGCTAAAGGAAGAGAGTTAGACACAGTGAGTGAGGAAAGAAATACCACACTGACAAGGGACAAATCAGAACGGACAGTTGCGCCCTTTCCACTCTTAGCTGTTGACCCAGAAAAGGCAAATACTGCAAAGGATCAAAATCAGCACTCCTTCACAGTTGCAAAGCACACAGAGCCAAAGAGAGCTTTCCAGGGTAAAACTAAGGCTCAGCTTGATGCATCAGATAACACCTCTCCTGAAAGAGAAGTTGCCCAAGATTGGCTTAAATCAGACAGAAGTAGGTGTAATCCTCCAGAAACTGAAGCGCCTTTACTGGTTGACCCAATGGAACTTTCTTTGTCAGATCACAATAGAAAATACTCCTCAGCCCTGCCTGATGAGGTACAAGCCACTTCTGTGAATTTAAAATCAGACACAATGGATCCTCAAAGACTTTTAGTTAAATTAATAGATGTACCCGTGACTGATTATCATCATTCTCCAAGGAATCTCAGCAAAGGAGTTCAGAGACTAAAAATATCCATGTGGAGCAGAGAGACAGATTCCAGAGGAAGAGGTCACGTCCCAGGAGCCTCTGCTGACACTGAGACTCAGGAAGAGAATTCAGCATCACCCATTTTAGGCCTTCTCGTTAGCCCATTAGGTGAGAACCAAGAAAAAGAACTTGGCCTTGGAGCAGAAGCTTGTGGGGGCAAGGGGAATGCAGAGGAAAGTGCGTCTACCACAGAGGTGCAGGAGCGGGCCTCCGTGAGCTGTGGCTCTAAGCACTTAAACCCTGGCACTTCAGTCTCCCAGGGGAAGCTGGAAGATGCAGGTCCACTTCTCAATCTGTTTGCTCCACAGGAGGCAGCTCACAGTAAGTTTCTTTCTGCCTCGCAATCAAGTAATCAAAGTCTTGCTTCTCTGGCTATGAAATCTCTTCAAGAAGAGAAAGCACAGTTCTGCAGTCATCAGCAAGTCCCTGATGTAAATTTATTAGTGGAGATTAAGGCACAAGCTCTGGAACCCAGACCTAGCTGCCAGCCCCACGCATTGTACACTGGGTCCCCACAGTCTCCACCTGCAGCTCAGCATCACCTTCCTAAAAGCTGGTTGATCGGTCACATTAGCGCTGCTGACAGGAAGACTCTTTCCAGCCCCTTGGGGTTGGAGTGGTTCCCAGAGCTCTATCCTGGTTATCTTGGACTCGGGCTGTTGTCCGGGAAGCCTCAGAGTTGGAACTCAGTGGCCCAGAAGCCTCAGCTCTCCAGTCCTCAGGGAGAAAGTCTCTCACAAG TTCCTTTGTTGGGAAGAAGCTCGACTGATTTAAGGAGTTTGGAACCCCCGGCCAGGCTTACCACCTCCAGCTTTCCTCTGAGGAGGCTCTTGGGAGCTGTGCACAAAG GCTGGCTCAGGTGCAACGCCGTGGTGAGGAAGAGCGGGGTCGGTGGCATTACCATGCTCTTCACGGGCTACTTCATCCTCTGCTGCAGCTGGAGCTTCCGGCATCTGA AGCTGCAGCGCTGGCGAAAGTAA
- the C3H17orf80 gene encoding uncharacterized protein C17orf80 homolog isoform X5, which translates to MSDIPPIMEVCPHCKKPFKRLKSHLPHCKMREPTVPADQKVHPSKPATLPRAKKMKGPTQDLMKAKGRELDTVSEERNTTLTRDKSERTVAPFPLLAVDPEKANTAKDQNQHSFTVAKHTEPKRAFQGKTKAQLDASDNTSPEREVAQDWLKSDRSRCNPPETEAPLLVDPMELSLSDHNRKYSSALPDEVQATSVNLKSDTMDPQRLLVKLIDVPVTDYHHSPRNLSKGVQRLKISMWSRETDSRGRGHVPGASADTETQEENSASPILGLLVSPLGENQEKELGLGAEACGGKGNAEESASTTEVQERASVSCGSKHLNPGTSVSQGKLEDAGPLLNLFAPQEAAHSKFLSASQSSNQSLASLAMKSLQEEKAQFCSHQQVPDVNLLVEIKAQALEPRPSCQPHALYTGSPQSPPAAQHHLPKSWLIGHISAADRKTLSSPLGLEWFPELYPGYLGLGLLSGKPQSWNSVAQKPQLSSPQGESLSQGWLRCNAVVRKSGVGGITMLFTGYFILCCSWSFRHLKLQRWRK; encoded by the exons ATGAGCGACATTCCACCCATAATGGAAGTGTGTCCTCATTGTAAGAAGCCGTTTAAGCGATTAAAATCTCACTTGCCACACTGTAAGATGAGGGAACCAACTGTACCTGCTGATCAGAAAGTCCATCCATCCAAGCCAGCTACACTTCCACGTGCTAAGAAAATGAAGGGGCCAACCCAAGACTTAATGAAAGCTAAAGGAAGAGAGTTAGACACAGTGAGTGAGGAAAGAAATACCACACTGACAAGGGACAAATCAGAACGGACAGTTGCGCCCTTTCCACTCTTAGCTGTTGACCCAGAAAAGGCAAATACTGCAAAGGATCAAAATCAGCACTCCTTCACAGTTGCAAAGCACACAGAGCCAAAGAGAGCTTTCCAGGGTAAAACTAAGGCTCAGCTTGATGCATCAGATAACACCTCTCCTGAAAGAGAAGTTGCCCAAGATTGGCTTAAATCAGACAGAAGTAGGTGTAATCCTCCAGAAACTGAAGCGCCTTTACTGGTTGACCCAATGGAACTTTCTTTGTCAGATCACAATAGAAAATACTCCTCAGCCCTGCCTGATGAGGTACAAGCCACTTCTGTGAATTTAAAATCAGACACAATGGATCCTCAAAGACTTTTAGTTAAATTAATAGATGTACCCGTGACTGATTATCATCATTCTCCAAGGAATCTCAGCAAAGGAGTTCAGAGACTAAAAATATCCATGTGGAGCAGAGAGACAGATTCCAGAGGAAGAGGTCACGTCCCAGGAGCCTCTGCTGACACTGAGACTCAGGAAGAGAATTCAGCATCACCCATTTTAGGCCTTCTCGTTAGCCCATTAGGTGAGAACCAAGAAAAAGAACTTGGCCTTGGAGCAGAAGCTTGTGGGGGCAAGGGGAATGCAGAGGAAAGTGCGTCTACCACAGAGGTGCAGGAGCGGGCCTCCGTGAGCTGTGGCTCTAAGCACTTAAACCCTGGCACTTCAGTCTCCCAGGGGAAGCTGGAAGATGCAGGTCCACTTCTCAATCTGTTTGCTCCACAGGAGGCAGCTCACAGTAAGTTTCTTTCTGCCTCGCAATCAAGTAATCAAAGTCTTGCTTCTCTGGCTATGAAATCTCTTCAAGAAGAGAAAGCACAGTTCTGCAGTCATCAGCAAGTCCCTGATGTAAATTTATTAGTGGAGATTAAGGCACAAGCTCTGGAACCCAGACCTAGCTGCCAGCCCCACGCATTGTACACTGGGTCCCCACAGTCTCCACCTGCAGCTCAGCATCACCTTCCTAAAAGCTGGTTGATCGGTCACATTAGCGCTGCTGACAGGAAGACTCTTTCCAGCCCCTTGGGGTTGGAGTGGTTCCCAGAGCTCTATCCTGGTTATCTTGGACTCGGGCTGTTGTCCGGGAAGCCTCAGAGTTGGAACTCAGTGGCCCAGAAGCCTCAGCTCTCCAGTCCTCAGGGAGAAAGTCTCTCACAAG GCTGGCTCAGGTGCAACGCCGTGGTGAGGAAGAGCGGGGTCGGTGGCATTACCATGCTCTTCACGGGCTACTTCATCCTCTGCTGCAGCTGGAGCTTCCGGCATCTGA AGCTGCAGCGCTGGCGAAAGTAA
- the C3H17orf80 gene encoding uncharacterized protein C17orf80 homolog isoform X4, with translation MSDIPPIMEVCPHCKKPFKRLKSHLPHCKMREPTVPADQKVHPSKPATLPRAKKMKGPTQDLMKAKGRELDTVSEERNTTLTRDKSERTVAPFPLLAVDPEKANTAKDQNQHSFTVAKHTEPKRAFQGKTKAQLDASDNTSPEREVAQDWLKSDRSRCNPPETEAPLLVDPMELSLSDHNRKYSSALPDEVQATSVNLKSDTMDPQRLLVKLIDVPVTDYHHSPRNLSKGVQRLKISMWSRETDSRGRGHVPGASADTETQEENSASPILGLLVSPLGENQEKELGLGAEACGGKGNAEESASTTEVQERASVSCGSKHLNPGTSVSQGKLEDAGPLLNLFAPQEAAHSKFLSASQSSNQSLASLAMKSLQEEKAQFCSHQQVPDVNLLVEIKAQALEPRPSCQPHALYTGSPQSPPAAQHHLPKSWLIGHISAADRKTLSSPLGLEWFPELYPGYLGLGLLSGKPQSWNSVAQKPQLSSPQGESLSQGWLRCNAVVRKSGVGGITMLFTGYFILCCSWSFRHLKISSLIRRKETT, from the exons ATGAGCGACATTCCACCCATAATGGAAGTGTGTCCTCATTGTAAGAAGCCGTTTAAGCGATTAAAATCTCACTTGCCACACTGTAAGATGAGGGAACCAACTGTACCTGCTGATCAGAAAGTCCATCCATCCAAGCCAGCTACACTTCCACGTGCTAAGAAAATGAAGGGGCCAACCCAAGACTTAATGAAAGCTAAAGGAAGAGAGTTAGACACAGTGAGTGAGGAAAGAAATACCACACTGACAAGGGACAAATCAGAACGGACAGTTGCGCCCTTTCCACTCTTAGCTGTTGACCCAGAAAAGGCAAATACTGCAAAGGATCAAAATCAGCACTCCTTCACAGTTGCAAAGCACACAGAGCCAAAGAGAGCTTTCCAGGGTAAAACTAAGGCTCAGCTTGATGCATCAGATAACACCTCTCCTGAAAGAGAAGTTGCCCAAGATTGGCTTAAATCAGACAGAAGTAGGTGTAATCCTCCAGAAACTGAAGCGCCTTTACTGGTTGACCCAATGGAACTTTCTTTGTCAGATCACAATAGAAAATACTCCTCAGCCCTGCCTGATGAGGTACAAGCCACTTCTGTGAATTTAAAATCAGACACAATGGATCCTCAAAGACTTTTAGTTAAATTAATAGATGTACCCGTGACTGATTATCATCATTCTCCAAGGAATCTCAGCAAAGGAGTTCAGAGACTAAAAATATCCATGTGGAGCAGAGAGACAGATTCCAGAGGAAGAGGTCACGTCCCAGGAGCCTCTGCTGACACTGAGACTCAGGAAGAGAATTCAGCATCACCCATTTTAGGCCTTCTCGTTAGCCCATTAGGTGAGAACCAAGAAAAAGAACTTGGCCTTGGAGCAGAAGCTTGTGGGGGCAAGGGGAATGCAGAGGAAAGTGCGTCTACCACAGAGGTGCAGGAGCGGGCCTCCGTGAGCTGTGGCTCTAAGCACTTAAACCCTGGCACTTCAGTCTCCCAGGGGAAGCTGGAAGATGCAGGTCCACTTCTCAATCTGTTTGCTCCACAGGAGGCAGCTCACAGTAAGTTTCTTTCTGCCTCGCAATCAAGTAATCAAAGTCTTGCTTCTCTGGCTATGAAATCTCTTCAAGAAGAGAAAGCACAGTTCTGCAGTCATCAGCAAGTCCCTGATGTAAATTTATTAGTGGAGATTAAGGCACAAGCTCTGGAACCCAGACCTAGCTGCCAGCCCCACGCATTGTACACTGGGTCCCCACAGTCTCCACCTGCAGCTCAGCATCACCTTCCTAAAAGCTGGTTGATCGGTCACATTAGCGCTGCTGACAGGAAGACTCTTTCCAGCCCCTTGGGGTTGGAGTGGTTCCCAGAGCTCTATCCTGGTTATCTTGGACTCGGGCTGTTGTCCGGGAAGCCTCAGAGTTGGAACTCAGTGGCCCAGAAGCCTCAGCTCTCCAGTCCTCAGGGAGAAAGTCTCTCACAAG GCTGGCTCAGGTGCAACGCCGTGGTGAGGAAGAGCGGGGTCGGTGGCATTACCATGCTCTTCACGGGCTACTTCATCCTCTGCTGCAGCTGGAGCTTCCGGCATCTGA AAATTAGTTCcttaataagaagaaaagaaactactTGA
- the C3H17orf80 gene encoding uncharacterized protein C17orf80 homolog isoform X6 codes for MSDIPPIMEVCPHCKKPFKRLKSHLPHCKMREPTVPADQKVHPSKPATLPRAKKMKGPTQDLMKAKGRELDTVSEERNTTLTRDKSERTVAPFPLLAVDPEKANTAKDQNQHSFTVAKHTEPKRAFQGKTKAQLDASDNTSPEREVAQDWLKSDRSRCNPPETEAPLLVDPMELSLSDHNRKYSSALPDEVQATSVNLKSDTMDPQRLLVKLIDVPVTDYHHSPRNLSKGVQRLKISMWSRETDSRGRGHVPGASADTETQEENSASPILGLLVSPLGENQEKELGLGAEACGGKGNAEESASTTEVQERASVSCGSKHLNPGTSVSQGKLEDAGPLLNLFAPQEAAHSKFLSASQSSNQSLASLAMKSLQEEKAQFCSHQQVPDVNLLVEIKAQALEPRPSCQPHALYTGSPQSPPAAQHHLPKSWLIGHISAADRKTLSSPLGLEWFPELYPGYLGLGLLSGKPQSWNSVAQKPQLSSPQGESLSQGWLRCNAVVRKSGVGGITMLFTGYFILCCSWSFRHLS; via the exons ATGAGCGACATTCCACCCATAATGGAAGTGTGTCCTCATTGTAAGAAGCCGTTTAAGCGATTAAAATCTCACTTGCCACACTGTAAGATGAGGGAACCAACTGTACCTGCTGATCAGAAAGTCCATCCATCCAAGCCAGCTACACTTCCACGTGCTAAGAAAATGAAGGGGCCAACCCAAGACTTAATGAAAGCTAAAGGAAGAGAGTTAGACACAGTGAGTGAGGAAAGAAATACCACACTGACAAGGGACAAATCAGAACGGACAGTTGCGCCCTTTCCACTCTTAGCTGTTGACCCAGAAAAGGCAAATACTGCAAAGGATCAAAATCAGCACTCCTTCACAGTTGCAAAGCACACAGAGCCAAAGAGAGCTTTCCAGGGTAAAACTAAGGCTCAGCTTGATGCATCAGATAACACCTCTCCTGAAAGAGAAGTTGCCCAAGATTGGCTTAAATCAGACAGAAGTAGGTGTAATCCTCCAGAAACTGAAGCGCCTTTACTGGTTGACCCAATGGAACTTTCTTTGTCAGATCACAATAGAAAATACTCCTCAGCCCTGCCTGATGAGGTACAAGCCACTTCTGTGAATTTAAAATCAGACACAATGGATCCTCAAAGACTTTTAGTTAAATTAATAGATGTACCCGTGACTGATTATCATCATTCTCCAAGGAATCTCAGCAAAGGAGTTCAGAGACTAAAAATATCCATGTGGAGCAGAGAGACAGATTCCAGAGGAAGAGGTCACGTCCCAGGAGCCTCTGCTGACACTGAGACTCAGGAAGAGAATTCAGCATCACCCATTTTAGGCCTTCTCGTTAGCCCATTAGGTGAGAACCAAGAAAAAGAACTTGGCCTTGGAGCAGAAGCTTGTGGGGGCAAGGGGAATGCAGAGGAAAGTGCGTCTACCACAGAGGTGCAGGAGCGGGCCTCCGTGAGCTGTGGCTCTAAGCACTTAAACCCTGGCACTTCAGTCTCCCAGGGGAAGCTGGAAGATGCAGGTCCACTTCTCAATCTGTTTGCTCCACAGGAGGCAGCTCACAGTAAGTTTCTTTCTGCCTCGCAATCAAGTAATCAAAGTCTTGCTTCTCTGGCTATGAAATCTCTTCAAGAAGAGAAAGCACAGTTCTGCAGTCATCAGCAAGTCCCTGATGTAAATTTATTAGTGGAGATTAAGGCACAAGCTCTGGAACCCAGACCTAGCTGCCAGCCCCACGCATTGTACACTGGGTCCCCACAGTCTCCACCTGCAGCTCAGCATCACCTTCCTAAAAGCTGGTTGATCGGTCACATTAGCGCTGCTGACAGGAAGACTCTTTCCAGCCCCTTGGGGTTGGAGTGGTTCCCAGAGCTCTATCCTGGTTATCTTGGACTCGGGCTGTTGTCCGGGAAGCCTCAGAGTTGGAACTCAGTGGCCCAGAAGCCTCAGCTCTCCAGTCCTCAGGGAGAAAGTCTCTCACAAG GCTGGCTCAGGTGCAACGCCGTGGTGAGGAAGAGCGGGGTCGGTGGCATTACCATGCTCTTCACGGGCTACTTCATCCTCTGCTGCAGCTGGAGCTTCCGGCATCTGA GTTAA
- the C3H17orf80 gene encoding uncharacterized protein C17orf80 homolog isoform X3, which translates to MSDIPPIMEVCPHCKKPFKRLKSHLPHCKMREPTVPADQKVHPSKPATLPRAKKMKGPTQDLMKAKGRELDTVSEERNTTLTRDKSERTVAPFPLLAVDPEKANTAKDQNQHSFTVAKHTEPKRAFQGKTKAQLDASDNTSPEREVAQDWLKSDRSRCNPPETEAPLLVDPMELSLSDHNRKYSSALPDEVQATSVNLKSDTMDPQRLLVKLIDVPVTDYHHSPRNLSKGVQRLKISMWSRETDSRGRGHVPGASADTETQEENSASPILGLLVSPLGENQEKELGLGAEACGGKGNAEESASTTEVQERASVSCGSKHLNPGTSVSQGKLEDAGPLLNLFAPQEAAHSKFLSASQSSNQSLASLAMKSLQEEKAQFCSHQQVPDVNLLVEIKAQALEPRPSCQPHALYTGSPQSPPAAQHHLPKSWLIGHISAADRKTLSSPLGLEWFPELYPGYLGLGLLSGKPQSWNSVAQKPQLSSPQGESLSQVPLLGRSSTDLRSLEPPARLTTSSFPLRRLLGAVHKGWLRCNAVVRKSGVGGITMLFTGYFILCCSWSFRHLS; encoded by the exons ATGAGCGACATTCCACCCATAATGGAAGTGTGTCCTCATTGTAAGAAGCCGTTTAAGCGATTAAAATCTCACTTGCCACACTGTAAGATGAGGGAACCAACTGTACCTGCTGATCAGAAAGTCCATCCATCCAAGCCAGCTACACTTCCACGTGCTAAGAAAATGAAGGGGCCAACCCAAGACTTAATGAAAGCTAAAGGAAGAGAGTTAGACACAGTGAGTGAGGAAAGAAATACCACACTGACAAGGGACAAATCAGAACGGACAGTTGCGCCCTTTCCACTCTTAGCTGTTGACCCAGAAAAGGCAAATACTGCAAAGGATCAAAATCAGCACTCCTTCACAGTTGCAAAGCACACAGAGCCAAAGAGAGCTTTCCAGGGTAAAACTAAGGCTCAGCTTGATGCATCAGATAACACCTCTCCTGAAAGAGAAGTTGCCCAAGATTGGCTTAAATCAGACAGAAGTAGGTGTAATCCTCCAGAAACTGAAGCGCCTTTACTGGTTGACCCAATGGAACTTTCTTTGTCAGATCACAATAGAAAATACTCCTCAGCCCTGCCTGATGAGGTACAAGCCACTTCTGTGAATTTAAAATCAGACACAATGGATCCTCAAAGACTTTTAGTTAAATTAATAGATGTACCCGTGACTGATTATCATCATTCTCCAAGGAATCTCAGCAAAGGAGTTCAGAGACTAAAAATATCCATGTGGAGCAGAGAGACAGATTCCAGAGGAAGAGGTCACGTCCCAGGAGCCTCTGCTGACACTGAGACTCAGGAAGAGAATTCAGCATCACCCATTTTAGGCCTTCTCGTTAGCCCATTAGGTGAGAACCAAGAAAAAGAACTTGGCCTTGGAGCAGAAGCTTGTGGGGGCAAGGGGAATGCAGAGGAAAGTGCGTCTACCACAGAGGTGCAGGAGCGGGCCTCCGTGAGCTGTGGCTCTAAGCACTTAAACCCTGGCACTTCAGTCTCCCAGGGGAAGCTGGAAGATGCAGGTCCACTTCTCAATCTGTTTGCTCCACAGGAGGCAGCTCACAGTAAGTTTCTTTCTGCCTCGCAATCAAGTAATCAAAGTCTTGCTTCTCTGGCTATGAAATCTCTTCAAGAAGAGAAAGCACAGTTCTGCAGTCATCAGCAAGTCCCTGATGTAAATTTATTAGTGGAGATTAAGGCACAAGCTCTGGAACCCAGACCTAGCTGCCAGCCCCACGCATTGTACACTGGGTCCCCACAGTCTCCACCTGCAGCTCAGCATCACCTTCCTAAAAGCTGGTTGATCGGTCACATTAGCGCTGCTGACAGGAAGACTCTTTCCAGCCCCTTGGGGTTGGAGTGGTTCCCAGAGCTCTATCCTGGTTATCTTGGACTCGGGCTGTTGTCCGGGAAGCCTCAGAGTTGGAACTCAGTGGCCCAGAAGCCTCAGCTCTCCAGTCCTCAGGGAGAAAGTCTCTCACAAG TTCCTTTGTTGGGAAGAAGCTCGACTGATTTAAGGAGTTTGGAACCCCCGGCCAGGCTTACCACCTCCAGCTTTCCTCTGAGGAGGCTCTTGGGAGCTGTGCACAAAG GCTGGCTCAGGTGCAACGCCGTGGTGAGGAAGAGCGGGGTCGGTGGCATTACCATGCTCTTCACGGGCTACTTCATCCTCTGCTGCAGCTGGAGCTTCCGGCATCTGA GTTAA